From the Vulpes lagopus strain Blue_001 chromosome 15, ASM1834538v1, whole genome shotgun sequence genome, one window contains:
- the LOC121475973 gene encoding olfactory receptor 51H1-like, giving the protein MNSNASHVNHHSFILTGIPGMPDKNAWMAFPLGFLYTLTLLGNGTILAVIKVDESLHEPMYYFLSILALTDVSLSMSTLPSMLSIFWFNVPEIPFDACITQMFFIHGFGVVESGVLVSMAFDRFVAIRDPLRYASILTHGIIGKIGIVVLTQAVCVVFPVPFLIKRLPFCHSNVLSHSYCLHQDAMRLACASTRINSLYGLIIVIFTLGLDAIIILFSYVLILKTVLGIASRDERLKALNTCLSHICAVLLFYIPLIGVTMIHRFGKHLSPVVHTLMANIYLLLPPVLNPIVYSVKTKQIRGRIIHMFQRRTNRA; this is encoded by the coding sequence ATGAACTCAAATGCATCACATGTGAACCACCACAGTTTCATTTTGACAGGTATCCCTGGGATGCCAGATAAAAATGCATGGATGGCCTTTCCCCTGGGATTTCTCTACACATTAACTCTCCTGGGAAATGGTACCATCTTAGCTGTCATCAAGGTAGATGAGAGTCTCCATGAGCCTATGTACTACTTCCTCTCCATCTTGGCTCTCACTGATGTTAGTCTCTCCATGTCCACCTTGCCCTCCATGCTCAGCATCTTCTGGTTTAATGTCCCTGAGATTCCTTTTGATGCATGCATTACACAGATGTTTTTCATCCATGGATTTGGAGTGGTAGAATCAGGAGTATTAGTGTCCATGGCCTTCGACAGATTTGTGGCCATCCGAGATCCATTACGCTATGCTTCCATCCTCACCCATGGCATCATTGGAAAGATTGGAATAGTTGTCCTCACCCAGGCAGTCTGTGTGGTGTTCCCTGTGCCCTTCCTTATAAAGCGGCTACCTTTTTGCCATTCCAATGTCTTGTCTCATTCTTATTGTCTCCACCAAGATGCAATGAGGCTAGCCTGTGCCAGTACCCGCATCAACAGTCTCTACGGCCTCATCATAGTCATCTTCACATTGGGGCTGGATGCTattatcattctcttttcttatgTGCTCATCCTGAAGACTGTGCTGGGAATTGCTTCCAGAGATGAAAGGCTCAAAGCTCTCAACACCTGCCTCTCTCACATCTGTGCTGTGCTCCTCTTCTATATTCCTCTCATTGGCGTCACCATGATCCACAGATTTGGAAAGCATTTATCACCAGTGGTGCACACACTCATGGCCAATATCTATCTGTTACTCCCCCCTGTACTCAATCCCATTGTCTACAGTGTGAAGACCAAGCAGATACGAGGGCGAATCATACACATGTTCCAGAGGAGAACAAATAGAGCCTAG